A window from Methanococcus voltae encodes these proteins:
- a CDS encoding type II secretion system F family protein, which produces MKKKTVSEKKETGLINELKDMIYYIFNYNSKKNKYALQRSEYLKKIFENSKKDDDEIQFYEAYIEEDSSDLDINLDELLYDKPSQGVMGAYASSFSDFVTKTSIFPSRRDYQYAGIDDERLYFLKAIMTSIIVSVFLIVFETVFGNFIGGVLNGLTFFILIMLGSIFYPKIKLTLFKGEIKIQILMTLLHIISMLNSGASVQESIKNIADNPEYGIPSYEFRNIIKDINNGGYSFEGALERARTRTKVNLMKELYSQLIISSSKGGTQLLLENLYKDIVRSSMSKIDSAKFQIGNLGNLVFGAGLILPFAGLLQASLGGQQGYDGVINAVELVLFKIGPLSTIVFGIFIKMKIE; this is translated from the coding sequence ATGAAAAAAAAGACAGTTTCAGAAAAGAAAGAAACCGGACTAATAAATGAATTGAAAGATATGATTTATTACATATTTAATTACAATTCTAAAAAAAATAAATATGCCCTTCAAAGATCAGAATATCTAAAAAAGATATTTGAAAATAGTAAAAAAGATGATGATGAAATTCAATTTTATGAAGCATATATTGAAGAAGATTCCAGTGATTTAGATATTAACTTAGATGAATTATTATATGATAAACCAAGTCAAGGCGTTATGGGAGCTTATGCGAGCTCTTTTAGTGACTTTGTAACTAAAACCTCGATTTTTCCATCTCGTCGTGATTACCAATATGCAGGTATTGACGACGAAAGGTTATATTTTTTAAAAGCGATAATGACATCCATTATAGTTTCCGTATTTTTAATAGTATTTGAAACAGTTTTTGGAAACTTTATAGGTGGCGTTTTAAATGGCTTAACATTTTTTATATTGATTATGTTAGGTAGTATATTTTATCCAAAAATTAAACTAACATTATTTAAAGGAGAAATTAAAATCCAAATATTAATGACATTATTACATATTATTTCAATGTTAAATTCCGGTGCTTCAGTTCAAGAATCTATTAAAAATATCGCGGATAATCCCGAATATGGTATACCATCTTATGAATTTAGAAATATTATAAAAGATATTAATAATGGAGGTTATAGTTTCGAAGGAGCACTTGAAAGAGCCAGAACAAGAACTAAAGTAAATTTGATGAAAGAATTATATTCTCAATTAATAATTTCTTCAAGCAAAGGTGGAACACAATTATTATTAGAAAATCTATATAAAGACATTGTAAGGTCTTCGATGTCAAAAATAGACTCTGCAAAATTCCAAATTGGGAATTTAGGGAATTTAGTATTTGGTGCTGGTCTAATATTACCATTTGCGGGATTATTACAAGCTTCATTGGGTGGACAACAAGGCTATGACGGCGTCATTAATGCCGTAGAATTAGTTTTATTTAAAATTGGACCTTTATCAACTATCGTCTTCGGGATATTTATTAAGATGAAAATAGAATGA
- a CDS encoding AAA family ATPase: MIDPIEFIHNASSISKKSMNRLKLKSNPFSEKPIRGNTKFFVGRNSELSEIADILGAAQYGSVANAAIVGTKGIGKSSILNILYYAAKRHGHWIVQLEASQVTARQFLIQLMHSIIGDNLFSVDGTLSTNYMEHSKKIIEIYRRLNTYSDKTPVHYPREKIERDLKYLLHNVKEEGKLCVILVDEADQFAKRSCLGLLQFFHSFLYEDDILAFFAGPPTMMEDLTKISPAIRDRIPKVINMPPLDKVEAHDLILRRLEDVHTNGASEYDPFTPESIEKIIEECDGIPRRIIMTCSEAISIGLKNSSTIVDEAMVESALKKLGISVGHQILNHLTPAQSKIVRAMADLGGSSTVTELSGVLNNSPGTIGTHLSDIYEMGYVYKERDGYNVYYTLSKELKDVLIIEKDE, from the coding sequence ATGATAGATCCTATTGAGTTTATACACAATGCATCATCTATATCTAAAAAATCTATGAATAGATTAAAATTAAAGTCCAATCCATTTTCTGAAAAACCTATTCGGGGAAACACTAAATTTTTTGTAGGTAGAAATTCAGAACTTTCAGAAATAGCTGACATTTTAGGTGCGGCTCAATATGGTAGTGTAGCTAATGCAGCAATTGTTGGTACTAAAGGTATTGGTAAGAGCTCCATATTAAATATACTATATTACGCAGCAAAAAGACATGGGCACTGGATTGTGCAGTTAGAGGCTTCTCAGGTAACTGCAAGACAATTTTTAATTCAGCTGATGCATAGTATTATAGGAGATAATTTATTTTCTGTAGATGGTACTTTATCTACGAATTATATGGAACATTCTAAAAAAATAATAGAAATATATCGACGTTTAAATACATACAGTGATAAAACGCCCGTTCATTATCCTCGTGAAAAAATTGAAAGGGATTTAAAATATTTATTACATAATGTTAAAGAAGAGGGTAAATTATGTGTTATATTGGTTGATGAGGCGGATCAATTTGCAAAAAGAAGCTGTTTGGGGTTATTGCAATTTTTCCACTCTTTCTTATATGAGGATGATATTTTAGCCTTCTTTGCAGGGCCTCCTACTATGATGGAAGATTTAACCAAAATATCGCCTGCAATAAGAGACCGTATTCCTAAAGTTATTAATATGCCCCCTCTTGATAAGGTAGAAGCACATGATTTAATATTGAGGCGTTTAGAAGATGTTCACACTAATGGAGCTTCTGAATATGATCCATTTACTCCAGAAAGCATTGAGAAAATAATTGAAGAGTGTGATGGTATACCAAGACGTATTATTATGACGTGTTCTGAAGCTATATCTATTGGTCTAAAAAATAGCTCTACAATTGTTGATGAGGCTATGGTGGAATCTGCATTGAAAAAATTAGGTATAAGTGTTGGTCATCAAATATTAAACCACTTAACACCTGCTCAGTCTAAAATAGTTAGGGCTATGGCGGATTTGGGGGGTAGTTCTACAGTTACCGAACTTTCGGGTGTATTGAATAACTCACCAGGTACGATAGGTACGCATTTGTCAGATATTTACGAAATGGGTTATGTATATAAGGAAAGAGATGGTTATAATGTATATTATACATTATCTAAAGAATTAAAAGATGTTTTGATTATAGAAAAGGATGAATAA
- the mptA gene encoding GTP cyclohydrolase MptA, whose product MLCDVQSKEPDIKVSLTRVGVTNLKKLVKIKRDPTKRDVVLVPTFEVFVDLPSNQKGIHMSRSPEVIGEVIERILSEEEIYGVEDLSIEIVKRLFEKHEYANRAEVFLVSDDYIMEEKSPVTHKKSQEVCKIMARAYGVKEDGNLIMKKMVGAEVVGMTACPCAQDLLTQNAITELKNNGFNDEEIVKILDSVTIATHNQRGIGTIMVEVPDNYDIGISKIIDIIKSSMSGEVYELLKRTDEAYVVEYAHKNPKFVEDCAREMIKRVVDEFTELPGDAEVLIRQVNKESIHRHDAFAERFSTMEELRNELI is encoded by the coding sequence ATGTTATGTGACGTTCAATCTAAAGAACCAGATATTAAAGTTTCACTTACTCGAGTGGGTGTTACTAATTTGAAAAAATTAGTTAAAATAAAAAGGGACCCTACTAAAAGAGATGTAGTTTTAGTACCTACTTTTGAAGTTTTTGTAGATTTGCCATCTAATCAAAAGGGTATACACATGTCAAGGAGTCCTGAAGTAATAGGGGAAGTAATTGAAAGAATATTGTCTGAAGAAGAAATATATGGTGTTGAAGACTTATCTATTGAAATTGTAAAGCGATTATTTGAAAAACACGAATATGCCAATAGGGCAGAGGTTTTTTTAGTTAGTGACGATTATATTATGGAAGAAAAATCACCTGTAACTCATAAAAAATCACAAGAAGTATGTAAAATAATGGCTCGAGCATACGGCGTTAAAGAAGATGGTAACTTAATAATGAAAAAAATGGTTGGTGCGGAAGTTGTTGGTATGACTGCTTGTCCATGTGCTCAGGATTTATTAACTCAGAATGCAATAACTGAACTTAAAAATAATGGGTTCAATGATGAGGAAATCGTTAAAATATTGGATTCAGTTACTATTGCAACACACAATCAAAGGGGAATCGGTACAATTATGGTAGAAGTACCTGATAATTATGATATTGGAATTTCTAAAATAATTGATATTATTAAATCTTCTATGAGTGGTGAAGTATATGAACTTTTAAAAAGAACTGATGAAGCTTATGTGGTTGAATATGCTCATAAAAATCCAAAATTTGTAGAAGACTGTGCTCGGGAAATGATTAAAAGAGTTGTAGATGAGTTCACCGAATTGCCGGGTGATGCGGAAGTTTTAATAAGGCAGGTAAATAAAGAGAGTATTCATAGGCACGACGCATTTGCAGAACGTTTTTCTACAATGGAAGAATTGAGAAATGAATTAATATAA
- a CDS encoding ATP-grasp domain-containing protein: MSKILVVGVNTRPVVNSFKKLGFEVYSVSYYNPIDCHSDKSEYLINDMSHGNFYNNYSEDELLNLANNYEDMVDNYIICSGIFESTNSKIPKWDTIGNSPKKINEISNKYNITKNLQKLGYNTPITKKINNKYQLEKFINEFEEVILKPLFGCGGIGVIYINNKMLNIEFDLLNRLDIKYPILVQEYINSESYSISYINSNYLAFNKQIISRSDFGNMYVGNITPYSPELISKGFETQINQFSELIETLDLTGMNGFDFMVKNGEPYIIDINPRILGTYETLEMSCNYNLAKVLLGSECPKMEEIYYKRVLFANKDIVFKKDIFKKYGINIEDYIRDLPMEGAFISKNEPICTLIYPELNKDLISDEFIKRCI, translated from the coding sequence ATGTCTAAAATATTAGTCGTCGGTGTAAATACACGTCCTGTGGTTAATTCTTTTAAAAAATTAGGTTTTGAAGTTTATTCAGTATCTTATTATAATCCTATCGATTGTCATTCTGATAAGTCAGAGTATTTAATTAATGATATGAGTCATGGCAATTTTTATAATAATTATTCTGAAGATGAATTATTAAATCTTGCAAATAATTATGAAGATATGGTTGATAATTATATAATATGTTCAGGAATTTTTGAATCAACCAATTCCAAAATTCCAAAATGGGATACTATTGGTAATTCGCCTAAAAAAATAAATGAAATAAGTAATAAATACAATATTACAAAAAATCTTCAGAAATTGGGGTATAATACACCAATAACTAAAAAAATAAATAATAAATATCAACTTGAAAAATTTATAAATGAATTTGAAGAAGTTATTTTAAAACCATTATTTGGTTGTGGTGGTATTGGGGTAATATATATAAATAATAAAATGTTAAATATAGAATTCGATTTATTAAATAGGCTGGATATTAAATATCCTATTTTGGTACAAGAATATATTAATTCAGAATCATATAGTATATCATATATAAATTCTAATTATTTAGCTTTCAACAAGCAAATAATTTCAAGAAGTGATTTTGGAAATATGTATGTTGGAAATATAACACCTTACAGTCCAGAGTTAATTTCAAAAGGATTTGAAACACAAATAAATCAATTTTCTGAATTAATTGAAACACTCGATTTAACAGGTATGAATGGTTTTGACTTTATGGTTAAAAATGGCGAACCTTATATTATAGATATAAATCCAAGAATTTTGGGTACTTACGAGACTTTAGAAATGTCTTGTAATTATAATCTGGCAAAGGTATTATTGGGTTCAGAATGTCCAAAAATGGAAGAAATATATTATAAAAGAGTATTATTTGCCAACAAAGATATTGTATTTAAAAAAGATATTTTTAAAAAATATGGTATTAATATTGAAGATTATATTCGAGATTTACCTATGGAAGGAGCTTTTATTTCTAAAAACGAGCCAATATGTACATTAATATATCCTGAGTTAAATAAGGATTTAATTTCGGATGAATTTATTAAGAGGTGTATTTAA
- a CDS encoding HDIG domain-containing metalloprotein, with the protein MFDTPDFIKYLNILVEKCDINIVCHCITVSAYAYDFAKSLKNNTLDINLIVLGGLLHDIGRSESQDLNHGIIGAKILNNMDLPKLAKIAETHIGAGISKEQAKLLNLPIKDYIPETLEEKIIANVDNLTFGTKRVSINEVIVKFKSRNCSNEGFNRILNLYNELNELKK; encoded by the coding sequence ATTTTTGATACACCTGATTTTATTAAATATTTGAATATATTGGTTGAAAAATGTGATATTAATATAGTATGTCATTGTATTACAGTTTCAGCTTATGCTTATGATTTTGCGAAATCTTTAAAAAATAATACTTTGGATATTAATCTTATAGTGTTGGGTGGTTTATTACACGATATTGGTCGTTCAGAATCACAAGACTTAAATCATGGAATAATTGGTGCTAAAATACTTAATAATATGGATTTGCCAAAATTGGCAAAGATTGCTGAAACGCATATTGGTGCAGGAATCTCAAAAGAACAGGCAAAATTGTTAAATTTACCTATTAAAGATTATATTCCTGAAACTTTGGAAGAAAAAATTATAGCAAATGTTGATAATTTAACATTTGGAACAAAAAGAGTTTCAATTAATGAAGTTATAGTTAAATTTAAAAGTAGAAATTGTTCAAATGAAGGATTTAATCGAATTTTAAACTTATACAATGAGCTAAACGAATTAAAAAAATAA
- a CDS encoding Gar1/Naf1 family protein, translating into MEKIELLHETPKGKLIGLGKNQIPIGSMVGITENKKFLRIGIIYDIFGPITRPYVKIIPDDSAKAEIALKNKYLIIKPKNNSKKSYRNKKARKN; encoded by the coding sequence TTGGAAAAAATAGAACTTCTGCATGAAACGCCCAAGGGAAAATTGATAGGTCTTGGTAAAAATCAAATACCTATTGGATCTATGGTGGGTATAACAGAAAATAAAAAATTTTTAAGAATTGGTATTATCTATGATATATTTGGCCCCATAACCCGACCTTATGTTAAAATAATACCTGATGATAGTGCAAAAGCTGAGATTGCATTAAAAAATAAATATTTAATTATAAAACCTAAAAATAACTCGAAAAAATCATACCGAAATAAGAAAGCCCGTAAGAATTAA
- a CDS encoding transcription initiation factor IIB, which yields MKTESITQSKKRLEQKKISIVNPEDYSNKNVILEKEEELICPVCNSKNIIKDYERAEIICEVCGCVLQQNLFDVGPEWRAFDHEQRVKRSRVGAPMTYTIHDKGLSTVIDWRNKDSYGKDISADKRAQLYRLRKWQRRIRVSDASERNLAFALSELDRIASKLGLPRNVRENAAVLYRGAVEKGLIRGRSIEGVAAAALYAACRRCKVPRTLDEIAEVSRVDRKEIGRTYRFISRELNIRLAPTNPVDYVPRFASELKLPGEVESKAISILKDAGKKGLTSGRGPTGVAAAAIYIASVLQGTRRTQREVADVAGVTEVTIRNRYKELTEHLDIDVTL from the coding sequence ATGAAAACCGAATCTATAACCCAAAGTAAAAAAAGGCTCGAACAAAAGAAAATATCTATTGTAAACCCTGAAGATTACTCAAATAAAAATGTAATTCTTGAAAAAGAAGAAGAGTTAATTTGTCCCGTATGTAATAGTAAAAATATCATTAAAGACTATGAAAGAGCCGAAATAATTTGTGAAGTTTGTGGTTGCGTTTTACAGCAAAATTTATTTGATGTTGGACCAGAATGGAGAGCATTTGACCACGAACAGCGTGTAAAAAGAAGTAGAGTAGGAGCTCCTATGACTTATACTATCCACGATAAGGGTTTATCCACCGTTATCGATTGGAGAAATAAAGATAGTTATGGTAAAGACATATCTGCAGATAAAAGAGCTCAATTATATAGATTAAGAAAATGGCAAAGAAGAATTAGAGTTTCAGATGCTTCAGAAAGAAATTTAGCCTTTGCATTATCAGAATTAGATAGAATAGCTTCAAAATTAGGATTACCGAGGAATGTAAGAGAAAATGCTGCAGTATTATATAGGGGAGCTGTCGAAAAAGGATTAATTAGAGGAAGAAGTATTGAGGGTGTAGCAGCAGCCGCATTATACGCAGCTTGTAGAAGATGTAAAGTACCAAGAACATTGGATGAAATAGCCGAAGTATCAAGAGTAGATAGAAAAGAGATCGGTAGAACTTACAGATTTATATCGAGAGAATTAAATATTAGATTAGCACCTACAAATCCAGTAGATTATGTACCAAGATTTGCTTCAGAACTTAAATTACCTGGTGAAGTAGAATCAAAAGCTATATCTATATTAAAAGATGCGGGTAAAAAAGGATTAACGAGTGGTAGAGGTCCTACGGGTGTAGCCGCAGCAGCTATATATATTGCAAGTGTTTTACAAGGTACGAGAAGAACACAACGTGAAGTTGCAGATGTGGCTGGAGTAACTGAAGTTACTATAAGAAACAGATATAAAGAATTAACAGAACATTTAGACATTGATGTTACATTATAA
- a CDS encoding type II/IV secretion system ATPase subunit: MGLFDRIQKKETKKFEENDIEKFEPRPNSTNSTNDKIKISEKNTNKFNKLNPIDDLKSSLLDKYLINIDKLDFNVSIEKKEGVKKYNISNINYINSALSKLTPEMHKELKTELSDSELKTIGQIQGYLKNYFLKNNIKIKDIEIHYISQYFYLIIGKLGLIEILINDPELEEIMINGVDIPIYIFHRKYQMCKTNIILDKSELARIIDSIAYLAGRNIDSRIPMLDAYLPDGSRVNATTADITTMGNTLTIRKFSKNPLTIVNLIKYNTIDPELGAFIWQAVEGYYGAKPANTLIVGGTGSGKTTTLNVVSMFSMYNDRLITIEDTPELQIPLDHTIKMITRPGRPGIDNYEITMDDLIKNSLRMRPDRIYVGEVRGAEAHSLLVAMNTGHDGCSGTLHANSADEAMIRLINPPMNVPKIMLSSINFIINQQRIKRNKKTVRRILSVVEVGGQGDEITKTELFKYNGATDGIEKVGICMWEDEVCKITGITRDELLLDRANRKRVLEYMSNNDISDIKKVSEIVRRYQENPESILKMI, from the coding sequence ATGGGGCTTTTTGATAGGATTCAGAAAAAAGAAACCAAAAAATTTGAAGAAAATGACATAGAAAAATTTGAACCTCGTCCAAATAGTACAAATAGTACAAATGATAAAATTAAAATTAGTGAGAAAAATACGAATAAATTTAACAAACTCAATCCAATTGATGATTTAAAATCTAGCTTACTTGATAAATATTTAATAAATATAGATAAATTAGATTTTAATGTATCCATTGAGAAAAAAGAAGGAGTTAAAAAATACAATATATCAAATATCAATTATATAAATTCTGCATTATCAAAATTAACTCCGGAAATGCATAAAGAGCTAAAAACTGAATTATCAGATAGCGAATTGAAAACAATAGGGCAAATACAAGGTTATTTAAAAAATTATTTCTTAAAAAATAATATAAAAATAAAAGATATTGAAATACATTATATATCTCAATATTTTTATTTAATAATTGGAAAATTGGGCTTAATTGAAATTTTAATAAATGACCCGGAATTAGAAGAGATTATGATAAATGGAGTAGATATACCAATATATATATTCCATAGAAAATATCAAATGTGTAAAACCAATATTATCTTAGATAAATCAGAGTTGGCAAGAATAATAGATAGTATTGCGTATTTAGCAGGTAGGAATATAGATTCAAGAATACCTATGTTAGATGCTTATTTACCTGACGGTAGCAGGGTAAATGCTACAACCGCAGATATTACAACAATGGGTAATACATTAACCATTCGTAAATTTAGCAAAAATCCATTAACTATTGTCAATTTAATTAAATATAATACAATAGACCCTGAATTAGGGGCATTTATATGGCAAGCTGTTGAAGGATATTATGGAGCAAAGCCTGCAAATACTCTAATTGTGGGTGGTACAGGTTCAGGTAAAACAACTACACTAAATGTAGTTTCTATGTTTTCAATGTATAATGATAGGTTAATAACTATTGAAGATACGCCCGAATTGCAAATACCATTAGACCATACTATAAAAATGATTACAAGACCTGGAAGACCGGGAATTGATAATTATGAAATAACAATGGATGATTTAATCAAAAACTCATTAAGAATGAGACCTGACCGTATTTATGTGGGGGAAGTTAGGGGTGCTGAAGCTCACTCATTACTTGTAGCCATGAATACAGGGCATGATGGTTGTTCAGGCACATTACACGCAAATAGTGCTGACGAAGCCATGATTAGATTAATAAATCCACCTATGAATGTTCCAAAAATAATGTTATCATCTATAAATTTCATTATAAACCAGCAACGGATAAAAAGAAATAAAAAAACCGTAAGGAGAATACTTAGTGTCGTAGAAGTTGGTGGACAAGGTGATGAAATCACCAAAACAGAATTATTTAAATACAATGGTGCCACTGATGGAATCGAAAAAGTAGGTATTTGCATGTGGGAAGATGAAGTCTGTAAAATAACAGGTATAACCAGAGATGAATTATTATTAGATAGAGCAAATAGAAAAAGAGTATTAGAATACATGTCCAACAATGACATATCGGATATTAAAAAAGTAAGTGAAATTGTAAGGAGATATCAAGAAAATCCAGAATCGATCTTAAAAATGATATAA
- a CDS encoding type II secretion system F family protein, whose product MEFEKLYNYIIRRNLYILKKSGFNITEKNFLIAILLTSFIPLIFKIFLNFTIKSTLILTFMYLFSLMVIPSILYENKIDKFEKNLPKALYIMVLSLNSGRSVIESINEIINSDIKEVNIAFSKIILLMSERKLSFEDSVLIVSNSLDSKLFKQLGRLIIENRKYGGNLAESLNTLAKTLEDLTNLKNQLLSVASNGLSVGIIILCIMIPATAGLVGSFLNLISAISSTATAVHPEQIAKTIEIIQIGTGIFGFLVAIPMFGIKLNRMVIMSTICMTLGILSFYIVYNLSIIIFT is encoded by the coding sequence ATGGAATTTGAGAAACTATATAATTACATTATACGAAGAAATTTGTATATATTAAAAAAATCAGGTTTTAACATCACTGAAAAGAATTTTTTAATTGCCATATTATTAACATCATTCATACCTTTGATATTCAAAATATTCTTAAATTTTACAATTAAAAGTACATTAATACTAACATTTATGTATTTATTCAGTTTAATGGTTATCCCATCAATACTTTATGAAAATAAAATAGATAAATTTGAAAAGAATCTACCTAAAGCTTTGTATATTATGGTATTATCATTAAATTCAGGTCGTTCAGTTATAGAATCAATTAATGAAATTATTAATAGTGATATTAAAGAAGTTAATATTGCATTTTCAAAAATAATTTTATTAATGAGTGAAAGAAAATTAAGTTTCGAAGATTCTGTATTAATAGTTTCAAACTCACTTGATTCTAAATTGTTTAAACAATTAGGTAGGTTAATTATCGAAAATAGAAAATACGGTGGTAATTTAGCAGAAAGTTTGAATACTTTAGCTAAAACGTTGGAAGACCTTACAAATTTAAAAAATCAATTGTTAAGTGTTGCTTCTAATGGTTTATCTGTTGGTATTATTATATTATGTATTATGATACCAGCCACTGCGGGTTTAGTAGGTAGTTTTTTAAACTTAATATCTGCCATATCTTCGACAGCTACTGCAGTACATCCTGAACAGATTGCTAAAACCATAGAAATTATACAAATAGGTACAGGAATTTTTGGATTTTTAGTAGCTATTCCAATGTTTGGAATAAAGCTCAATAGAATGGTTATTATGTCAACAATATGTATGACGTTGGGTATTTTGTCATTCTACATCGTTTATAATTTATCAATTATTATATTCACCTAA
- the tfe gene encoding transcription factor E, with protein MKYDKDDMYVMLENPLVQQVLFEVMDEDMMGFDVLSILIDLGEVTDDEISRQLDVKLNNIRKILYRLYEARLVNYNREKDEETNWYTYTWMPALEKLPGLVKKKMEKLITTLKDQLSMEEDNLFFYCQECEIKFTFEDAMDNSFKCPQCDGTLYEYDNKDDILNIKNQIIYLEKEYTLNSLFS; from the coding sequence ATGAAATATGATAAAGATGATATGTATGTTATGTTAGAGAATCCGTTAGTTCAACAGGTGCTTTTTGAAGTAATGGATGAGGATATGATGGGATTTGATGTATTATCTATATTAATAGATTTGGGTGAAGTTACTGATGATGAAATATCTCGACAATTAGATGTAAAATTAAATAATATTCGTAAAATATTATATCGATTGTATGAAGCCAGGTTGGTTAATTATAACAGGGAAAAGGATGAGGAAACAAATTGGTACACTTATACTTGGATGCCTGCTTTAGAAAAATTACCAGGATTGGTTAAGAAAAAAATGGAGAAACTTATCACTACTTTAAAAGACCAACTATCTATGGAAGAAGATAATTTGTTTTTTTACTGTCAAGAGTGTGAAATAAAATTTACATTTGAGGACGCAATGGATAATAGTTTTAAATGTCCACAATGTGATGGTACTTTATATGAATACGATAATAAAGATGATATCTTAAATATAAAAAATCAAATAATTTATTTGGAAAAAGAATACACTTTAAATTCATTATTTAGTTAA